One window from the genome of Nicotiana tomentosiformis chromosome 5, ASM39032v3, whole genome shotgun sequence encodes:
- the LOC117280398 gene encoding uncharacterized protein, with amino-acid sequence MTTFPLRNVLYKSELLGRLAKWAVEVSEFDIEYNPRTAIKSLVLADFVADCSLELMPLSAKETVLVSGTASVVWTLFTNRISNIKWSSLGVVLITPLGETLRQAIRIVPLTNNKAEYEALVAGLELVRGLGSEVIEIKCDSQLVVNQGGNVEADALANLGLSIKMKGYDSNAVVQLLHSVWDVDDYCEVNSTSLIWDLRNEFIEYLRHGKFLEDPKHPGYCGPRQLVIVLLTNNYTRGSKVTKFLEGLKIKRIASSPYHPSANGQAESTKKVIIQHLKKKLEDAKCKWPDELSGVLWAYRTTTRSSTGETPFSLVYDSEALIPVEAWEPNLRFFRANKETNNEVLLVKLDFLEEHRNLVYVRMVAQKQTVERYYNRRVNLRYFKVRNLVLRKVTQSTREVNAGKLGPTWEGPYRVSSITGKGSYELKNQDGVKLPSNWNVTHLKGISAEDPCWY; translated from the exons ATGACAACCTTTCCCTTAAGGAATGTCCTTTATAAGTCTGAGTTGTTGGGTCGTTTGGCTAAATGGGCAGTCGAAGTTAGTGAATTCGACATTGAATACAATCCCAGGACTGCAATCAAGTCACTAGttttggctgactttgtggccgattgtAGTCTAGAATTAATGCCTTTATCTGCTAAAGAAACAGTGCTGGTATCGGGAACGGCATCAGtagtttggaccttgtttacgAATAGGATTTCTAACATAAAATGGTCCAGTCTAGGAGTAGTATTAATCACTCCTTTGGGGGAAACCCTGAGACAGGCCATTAGAATTGTGCCATTAACTAATAAtaaagccgagtatgaggctttggttgcaggacttgaactaGTTCGGGGATTAGGTTCCGAGGTCATCGAAATAAAGTGTGACTCCCagctggtggtgaaccaa GGGGGAAATGTGGAGGCAGATGCATTAGCCAATTTGGGTTTGTCCATAAAAATGAAAGGATATGATTCTAATGCGGTAGTTCAACTGCTGCATTCGGTATGGGATGTGGATGACTACTGTGAAGTTAATTCAACCAGCTTAATATGGGATTTGAGGAATGAGTTTATTGAATATCTAAGGCATGGAAAATTTCTTGAAGACCCGAAGCATCCGGGGTACTGCGGACCAAGGCAGCTCGTTATTGTCTTGTTGACGAACAATTATACAAGAG gttCCAAAGTCACAAAGTTTCTAGAAGGATTGAAGATCAAACGAATTGCATCTTCACCATACCACCCGAGTGCTAATGGACAGGCGGAGTCGACCAAGAAGGTAATTATTCAACACCTTAAAAAGAAGCTAGAAGATGCTAAATGCAAGTGGCCAGATGAGCTATCGGGTGTGTTGTGGGCATATCGGACTACGACGAGGTCGAGCACGGGTGAAACGCCCTTTTCACTTGTATACGATTCAGAGGCTTTGATACCGGTGGAAGCATGGGAACCGAACTTAAGATTTTTTCGAGCAAACAAAGAAACAAACAATGAAGTGTTGCTGGTTAAACTAGATTTTCTTGAAGAGCACCGAAATCTGGTATATGTGAGGATGGTGGCACAAAAGCAAACGgtggaaaggtattacaatcgcaGGGTAAATCTTCGATATTTcaaagttagaaatttggttctgaggaaggttaCTCAAAGCACTCGGGAAGTTAACGCCGGGAAGTTGGGACCAACATGGGAAGGACCTTACCGGGTTTCATCTATAACCGGTAAAGGTTCATATGAATtgaaaaatcaagatggagttaaattgccaagcaattggaatgtgactCACCTTAAAGGTATTAGTGCTGAAGATCCTTGCTGGTACTGA
- the LOC104111616 gene encoding autophagy-related protein 3-like produces MVLSQLHGAFKGTVERITSPRTVSAFKEKGVLSVNEFVIAGDNLVSKCPTWSWESGDPSKRKSYLPADKQFLITRNVPCLRRAASVEEEYEAAGGEVLLDNEDNDGWLATHGKPKENKGVEDDNLPSIEALEISKKIRGEEEEDIPDMGEYEEADNLIETDPATLQTTYLVVHEPDDDNILRTRTYDISITYDKYYQTPRVWLTGYDESRMLLQPELVLEDVSQDHARKTVTIEDHPHLPGKHASVHPCRHGAVMKKIIDVLMSRGVEPEVDKYLFLFLKFMASVIPTIEYDYTMDFDLGSSST; encoded by the exons ATGGTGCTATCGCAGCTGCACGGAGCGTTCAAAGGGACGGTAGAGAGAATCACAAGTCCTCGTACCGTCTCTGCTTTCAAAGAGAAAGGCGTTCTCAGCGTTAATGAGTTCGTTATTGCTGGTGATAATCTTGTCTCCAAATGCCCTACCTGGTCTTG GGAATCAGGTGACCCTAGTAAGAGGAAGTCATATTTACCAGCCGACAAGCAATTCTTGATCACTAGAAATG TTCCTTGTCTGAGAAGAGCTGCATCAGTAGAGGAAGAATATGAGGCTGCTGGAGGTGAAGTTCTGCTTGATAATGAGGACAATGATGGTTGGCTGGCAACTCATGGGAAACCAAAAG AAAACAAAGGTGTTGAGGATGATAACTTGCCATCTATAGAGGCATTAGAGATCAGCAAAAAGATTAGAGGCGAGGAAGAGGAAGACATACCTGACATGGGAGAGTACGAGGAAGCTGACAATCTTATAGAAACAGATCCT GCTACCCTTCAGACTACATATCTTGTCGTTCATGAGCCTGATGATGACAACATTCTAAGAACACGAACATATGATATCAGCATCAC GTATGACAAGTACTATCAAACGCCTCGTGTATGGCTCACTGGATATGATGAG TCAAGGATGCTTTTGCAACCAGAGCTCGTACTTGAGGATGTCAGTCAAGACCATGCACGCAAAACG GTGACCATTGAAGACCATCCACATCTTCCAGGGAAACATGCTTCAGTACATCCTTGTCGACACGGGGCTGTGATGAAGAAAATTATTGATGTTCTCATGTCGCGAGGAGTTGAACCTGAAGTTGACAA GTACCTCTTTCTCTTCTTGAAGTTTATGGCTTCCGTGATTCCAACAATTGAATACGATTACACCATGGACTTTGATCTTGGTAGCAGTAGCACCTGA
- the LOC138892671 gene encoding uncharacterized protein — protein MSVREYSLQFDSLARYAPTIVSKIEDRVHRFMMGLKSHLLNDCMSVSLQPEMDISRIQAYNQGVEERKQKQRADREHDRGQSKRARSSGPSGHIMRDCPMRGDASIVQPAGSVADSSSSVRPPRQGSQAPIGRGRGRGGASSSSGPQNCIYALAGRQD, from the exons atgagtgttcgggagtacagtcttcagtttgattcgttggctaggtatgctcccactattgtatctaagatagaggatcgggttcaccggttcatgATGGGGTTGAAGTCTCACCTGCTTAacgactgtatgtcggtctcacttcagccagaaatggatatttctcgtattcaggcatataATCAGGgggtagaggagcgtaagcagaagcagagggctGATCGTGAacatgataggggccagagtaagagagcgagatcttcgggtccttctg GCCACATTATGAGGGATTGTCCGATgagaggtgatgcaagcataGTTCAGCCAGCAGGATCTGTAGCTgattcgtcatcatcagtacgcccccctaggcaaggttcacaagcaccaataggtcgtggtagaggcagaggtggagCATCTAGTTCGAGTGGTCCTCAGAActgcatttatgcattagcaggtcgacaggattag